Proteins from a single region of Pseudopedobacter saltans DSM 12145:
- a CDS encoding SusC/RagA family TonB-linked outer membrane protein: MKIIVVLSLLCFQVQVRAGAQTVNLELKNVSLKELFTQLSIQTGYNFLYEEKDIGDARLSLVSFKNSDLRNVLEKCFSDQALTYRIEKNTVIIKRKAVNLQPVQKKTITGKIVDDKGEPLIGAAVKVKGSSKGGLTDLNGNFKIDASNGDILVFTYIGFIQQEIKVGESSSLTVTLQQDAAKLNEVVVVGYGTALKSDLTTSISSISQADIMKTPITSLEQALQGNAAGVLVTNTSGEPGGDVSIRIRGGSSIKADNEPLLVIDGFTSDEGFSSLNPADIESIEVLKDAGATAIFGSRGANGVIMVTTKAGAKGKPKVRFESYYGLQYLRRKLPLLNASELAQLANEAREAVGSSPNTLRPDTIPTNRDWQDLLFRRGAPQLNNTLTISGGDDKLKYYVSANYIDQQGLIVSSYFTRASLRGNLDFNLNKSISTGIRINLSEYNKRGVEVGDNGSILRANAANPYKSGLIDPSGSFMIDPETGDPIGTTELAKAQETIDKNKNIGILTNAYLKINIMKGLSFRSSGTYNPTYKLADFYFPNTIKGDKVSRASEQMKQAVKWSNDNVLTYNKSSKIHSYGLTLGQEITGSMGNDFKAEGSDYATDIFGYYNLGSGNAMPAISSSATKYSLLSFFGRATYNYSNRYLFAFTYRADGSSKFGENNRWGYFPSASFAWRASNEAFIKKLNLFYDLKFRATYGVNGSDRISAYSSQALYSSIATAIGGIGTGTVISRMANKDLRWEKTAETDLGIDVAFLKGRLSLTGDYYLKNTTDLLLDFALPAASGYTTVAKNIGSVRNEGYELGITSNNLIKKFKWTTSFNAAINRNKVTDLGGPSEISAISNSSANTKFGNVVLIRVGEPLGVFYGHRVAGVFQTQAEVDAGAKIPGVTTLPGFFRYVDTDNSGDITDADKVIIGNPQPKWNGGMTNTFSYKNIDLSVFTVFQQGNDILNTSGTMLLNMSGDNNQLAIVRDRWRAPNPETGDPGNPSNTIPRAYKGYTALMSDFYIEDGSYFRVKTVTLGYSLDKKLLSRMKIANLRFYVSGTNLLTATSYYGGYDPEVSIQGKKSVGAGMDNGSYPTTKMYTFGLNANF; encoded by the coding sequence ATGAAGATCATTGTAGTTTTATCACTCTTATGCTTTCAGGTACAGGTAAGAGCAGGAGCGCAGACAGTCAATTTAGAACTAAAGAATGTAAGCCTGAAAGAACTTTTTACACAGTTAAGTATACAAACTGGGTATAACTTTCTTTATGAAGAGAAAGATATAGGAGATGCCAGATTGTCCCTGGTATCCTTTAAAAACTCAGACTTAAGAAATGTGCTTGAAAAATGTTTTTCTGATCAAGCACTTACTTATAGGATAGAAAAAAATACAGTTATTATAAAAAGAAAAGCCGTTAATCTCCAACCCGTACAGAAAAAGACAATAACGGGAAAAATTGTAGATGATAAGGGCGAACCGTTAATAGGAGCAGCAGTAAAAGTGAAGGGGTCTTCAAAGGGAGGGCTAACTGATCTAAACGGAAATTTTAAAATTGACGCCTCAAATGGAGACATTTTGGTGTTTACCTATATCGGTTTTATACAGCAGGAAATAAAAGTGGGCGAGTCTTCCTCGCTAACCGTTACATTACAACAGGACGCCGCGAAATTAAATGAAGTAGTTGTGGTAGGGTACGGTACTGCTTTAAAATCTGATTTAACAACATCTATTTCCTCTATTTCTCAGGCAGATATCATGAAAACGCCTATCACTTCCTTAGAGCAGGCGTTGCAGGGAAATGCTGCTGGTGTTTTAGTGACCAATACGTCTGGAGAGCCAGGAGGTGATGTTTCCATTAGAATCAGAGGCGGAAGTTCTATTAAAGCAGATAACGAACCTTTGCTGGTTATTGACGGATTTACCAGTGATGAAGGTTTTTCTTCACTGAACCCGGCAGATATTGAAAGTATAGAGGTATTAAAAGATGCCGGAGCAACAGCGATATTTGGATCGCGTGGAGCCAATGGCGTTATTATGGTAACCACTAAAGCCGGAGCAAAAGGGAAACCTAAGGTTAGATTCGAAAGTTATTACGGATTACAGTATTTAAGAAGAAAATTACCATTGCTCAACGCTTCGGAATTGGCACAATTGGCAAATGAGGCGAGGGAAGCAGTAGGATCTTCTCCAAATACTTTACGTCCGGATACGATACCAACTAACAGGGATTGGCAGGATCTTTTATTTCGTCGTGGTGCACCGCAACTGAATAATACACTTACTATTTCGGGTGGTGACGATAAGCTTAAATACTATGTTTCTGCAAATTATATCGATCAGCAAGGTTTGATCGTAAGTTCGTATTTTACCAGAGCGTCTTTGCGTGGCAATTTAGATTTTAACCTTAACAAGTCTATATCAACCGGTATTAGAATTAACCTTTCGGAGTATAACAAAAGAGGAGTAGAGGTTGGCGATAATGGTTCTATATTGAGGGCAAATGCAGCAAATCCTTATAAATCAGGATTAATAGATCCATCAGGTTCTTTCATGATAGATCCGGAAACCGGAGATCCTATCGGAACTACCGAGTTAGCCAAAGCTCAGGAAACAATAGACAAAAACAAAAACATTGGGATATTGACAAACGCATATCTGAAGATCAATATCATGAAGGGGCTTAGTTTCAGAAGTTCTGGGACTTATAACCCAACGTATAAACTAGCCGATTTTTATTTTCCTAATACCATCAAAGGAGATAAGGTAAGCAGGGCATCGGAACAAATGAAGCAAGCTGTAAAATGGTCAAATGATAATGTTCTTACTTATAACAAGTCAAGTAAGATACATTCTTACGGCTTAACTCTAGGGCAGGAAATAACAGGAAGTATGGGGAACGATTTCAAAGCAGAAGGATCTGATTATGCGACAGATATTTTTGGATATTATAATTTAGGTAGTGGAAATGCAATGCCTGCTATCAGTTCCAGCGCTACTAAATATAGTTTGTTATCTTTCTTCGGAAGAGCGACTTATAACTACAGCAATCGTTACTTGTTTGCTTTTACCTATAGGGCGGATGGTTCTTCAAAATTTGGTGAAAATAACCGTTGGGGATATTTCCCTTCTGCTTCTTTCGCATGGAGAGCTTCTAATGAAGCCTTTATCAAGAAGTTGAACCTTTTTTATGACTTGAAATTCAGAGCCACTTATGGTGTTAATGGTTCCGACAGGATATCTGCCTATTCTTCACAAGCACTTTATTCGTCTATAGCAACTGCTATTGGAGGAATTGGGACAGGAACGGTAATTAGCCGTATGGCCAATAAAGATTTAAGATGGGAGAAAACAGCAGAAACTGATTTGGGTATAGATGTAGCCTTTTTAAAAGGTCGTTTATCACTTACGGGGGATTATTATCTTAAAAATACAACAGATTTATTGCTGGATTTTGCATTACCGGCAGCATCGGGTTATACAACCGTTGCGAAGAATATTGGTAGCGTTAGAAACGAAGGCTACGAACTGGGTATTACGTCAAATAATCTGATTAAAAAATTCAAGTGGACAACATCTTTTAATGCTGCAATTAATAGAAATAAAGTGACAGATTTAGGTGGTCCGTCTGAAATTTCCGCTATTTCAAATTCTTCTGCAAATACAAAATTTGGAAATGTTGTTCTGATCAGAGTAGGAGAACCATTGGGTGTATTTTACGGACATAGAGTAGCGGGAGTTTTCCAAACACAGGCTGAAGTAGATGCAGGAGCAAAGATTCCGGGAGTTACTACTTTACCTGGATTCTTTAGATATGTAGATACAGATAACAGCGGAGATATTACGGATGCTGATAAGGTAATTATAGGAAATCCGCAACCTAAATGGAATGGGGGTATGACGAATACTTTCTCCTATAAAAACATTGATTTATCTGTATTTACGGTATTTCAACAGGGAAATGATATTCTTAATACCAGTGGAACGATGCTATTGAATATGTCTGGTGATAATAACCAATTGGCAATTGTAAGAGATCGTTGGAGAGCACCTAATCCGGAAACGGGTGATCCCGGAAATCCAAGCAATACTATACCTAGGGCTTATAAGGGTTACACCGCTTTGATGTCTGACTTTTATATCGAAGACGGCTCTTATTTCAGAGTAAAGACAGTGACTTTGGGCTATTCACTTGACAAAAAGCTATTAAGTAGAATGAAAATAGCTAACCTTAGATTTTATGTAAGTGGCACAAACTTACTTACTGCAACAAGCTATTACGGAGGATACGATCCGGAAGTAAGTATACAGGGTAAGAAAAGCGTTGGAGCTGGTATGGATAACGGATCATATCCAACAACGAAGATGTACACATTTGGTTTAAATGCTAATTTCTAA
- a CDS encoding RagB/SusD family nutrient uptake outer membrane protein — protein sequence MKTKNILCLLMVFMGATLFGCKSFLDETVYSNIGASNFWKNKDDALSGLYSTYTLSLSFGPRDCRPFFLLTDMTTDDMDSEYSNTENERREIQTFNFQDKNKYFNDAWVSLYKTIAQANVVIERVPKIESLSEQDKGYIVGEARFLRALEYFYLVQLWGDVPLDTVEVATIVDTQMPKSTKTEIYNTILNDLKFAETHCSDAPQVVGRATKWAAKALLAKVYLTLAGPFSNRNVEMLQLAEGKLKEVMGSERYSLVPKIKDYFDISKKNNTETIYDHHTLGDVSERVGSFMHRNFYPSSISDPAITSLKTAGYKAWTPTPDLWSLYLADDDRLKEYYTVHYIKKNSNGTFGVQKYNVPYIKKYTDSTTVARDYKANNLPVIRYADVLLMYSEVLNELGIAGPKGDRYYYLNLVRKRAFSKNPTANEISGTHSKEDFRELVMRERRLEFAHEGQRLFDMKRTGTYISKMTDLANKVNAALASSPVPTYSGTYPGGIYPNPAGNTPYNAGTVTFTADFLKNTKRTIPKPYQLVYPIPYAQLQAFDIGQNEGYPR from the coding sequence ATGAAAACAAAAAATATTTTATGTCTCCTTATGGTATTCATGGGAGCAACATTGTTTGGTTGTAAAAGTTTTCTTGATGAAACGGTTTACAGCAATATAGGAGCCAGTAATTTCTGGAAGAATAAGGATGATGCACTGTCAGGACTATATTCCACATATACTTTATCCCTTTCTTTTGGGCCAAGGGATTGCAGACCGTTTTTTCTGTTGACAGATATGACAACGGATGATATGGATAGTGAATATTCGAATACAGAAAATGAAAGAAGAGAAATTCAAACCTTTAATTTTCAGGATAAAAACAAATATTTTAATGACGCATGGGTATCGCTTTATAAAACCATAGCTCAGGCAAATGTTGTTATTGAAAGAGTTCCGAAAATAGAAAGTTTATCTGAACAGGATAAAGGATATATTGTTGGAGAAGCCCGTTTTTTAAGAGCGTTGGAGTACTTTTATTTGGTTCAACTATGGGGCGATGTGCCATTAGATACCGTAGAAGTAGCTACCATAGTGGACACTCAAATGCCAAAATCTACAAAAACTGAGATTTATAATACTATCCTTAATGATTTAAAATTTGCCGAAACACATTGTTCCGATGCTCCGCAGGTAGTGGGCAGGGCCACCAAATGGGCAGCAAAAGCGCTGTTGGCAAAGGTGTACCTTACTTTGGCCGGACCATTTTCTAACAGAAACGTAGAAATGTTACAGCTTGCAGAGGGTAAATTGAAAGAAGTAATGGGATCAGAACGTTATAGTTTGGTACCTAAAATAAAGGACTATTTTGATATCAGTAAGAAAAATAATACTGAGACTATTTATGATCATCATACCTTAGGAGATGTATCAGAAAGAGTTGGAAGTTTTATGCATAGGAATTTTTATCCGTCCAGTATTTCTGACCCCGCAATCACATCGCTTAAAACAGCTGGATATAAAGCATGGACACCAACACCTGACCTATGGTCGCTTTATTTGGCAGATGATGATCGTTTGAAAGAATATTATACAGTACATTATATCAAGAAAAATAGCAACGGTACTTTTGGGGTTCAAAAATATAATGTACCATATATCAAGAAATATACGGATTCGACTACCGTTGCCAGAGATTATAAAGCGAATAACCTCCCGGTTATCAGATACGCTGATGTATTGTTGATGTATTCTGAAGTGTTAAACGAACTGGGAATAGCAGGACCAAAAGGAGACCGTTATTATTATCTCAATTTAGTACGTAAAAGAGCCTTTTCTAAAAATCCAACGGCCAACGAGATAAGCGGAACACATTCTAAAGAAGATTTTAGAGAGCTGGTAATGAGAGAGCGACGTTTGGAATTTGCTCATGAAGGACAGCGCTTATTCGATATGAAACGTACGGGAACTTATATTTCTAAAATGACAGATTTAGCTAATAAGGTGAATGCAGCATTGGCTTCATCGCCGGTGCCTACCTATTCAGGTACTTATCCGGGAGGGATATATCCTAATCCGGCGGGAAATACGCCTTATAATGCAGGAACAGTTACTTTTACTGCAGATTTTTTAAAAAATACAAAGCGGACAATACCTAAACCATATCAATTGGTTTATCCAATCCCTTACGCTCAACTACAAGCTTTTGATATAGGACAGAATGAAGGATATCCAAGGTAG
- a CDS encoding formylglycine-generating enzyme family protein has product MMKSRYQIIFSCVVLAFALSQCKKTNTEDSGCVAPSLDNIVPLANPTTIVPATDWIKVESGEFTMGNFSTKRDDPKNEKQPDELPAHKVSLDGFYISKYQVTMKQYLAFCDATGWPKPQEPYFKWGKTADSLNRPIVNVSWYDAKAYAKWVGARLLTEAEWEYAARGGHLGSAPAVDTMYLSGGPYTYYTGAEKSTKIDLTSLAWFRDNTSNQGPKPVGTKESGRVDKNDDVSATKYLTVKGEKVYNAGPGDNRLETYDMIGNVWEWCEDWYDKDYYKNSPASNPKGPQNGLNRVIRGQAWNSLKEYCRVANRGSFSPCSKYDNVGIRLAKPL; this is encoded by the coding sequence ATGATGAAATCTAGATATCAAATTATTTTTAGCTGCGTTGTTTTAGCTTTTGCATTGTCGCAGTGTAAAAAAACAAACACGGAGGATTCGGGTTGCGTAGCACCTTCACTGGATAATATTGTTCCTTTGGCAAACCCAACAACTATTGTTCCTGCGACAGATTGGATAAAAGTCGAGTCTGGAGAATTTACAATGGGAAATTTTTCTACCAAAAGAGACGACCCAAAAAATGAAAAGCAACCAGATGAATTGCCTGCGCATAAAGTCAGTTTAGATGGTTTTTACATCTCAAAATATCAGGTAACCATGAAACAGTACCTGGCGTTTTGTGATGCTACAGGTTGGCCTAAACCACAAGAACCTTATTTTAAATGGGGAAAAACGGCTGACAGTTTGAACAGACCCATTGTAAATGTATCCTGGTACGATGCGAAAGCATACGCTAAATGGGTTGGCGCAAGATTGCTTACAGAAGCAGAATGGGAATATGCAGCCAGGGGCGGACATTTAGGAAGTGCGCCAGCCGTAGATACCATGTATTTGAGCGGTGGGCCATATACCTATTATACCGGTGCGGAAAAAAGTACCAAAATAGATTTAACGAGTTTAGCCTGGTTTAGAGATAATACGTCCAATCAAGGGCCTAAGCCAGTAGGTACAAAAGAGTCTGGGCGTGTAGATAAAAATGACGATGTGTCTGCTACTAAATACCTTACCGTTAAAGGAGAGAAGGTGTATAATGCGGGGCCTGGAGATAACAGGTTGGAAACGTATGATATGATTGGGAACGTATGGGAATGGTGTGAGGATTGGTATGACAAGGATTACTATAAAAATTCGCCAGCCAGTAATCCGAAAGGACCACAAAATGGTTTGAACAGGGTAATCAGAGGGCAGGCCTGGAATTCATTGAAAGAGTATTGCAGAGTAGCTAACAGAGGAAGTTTTTCACCATGTTCAAAGTATGATAAT